One Streptosporangium sp. NBC_01495 DNA window includes the following coding sequences:
- a CDS encoding (2,3-dihydroxybenzoyl)adenylate synthase, which translates to MEGFTPWPEEFAARYLAEGYWSDRLLGDVLSGGDPGRTALVAGDERLTYAELDHRAERTAAGFARLGIRRGDRVVVQLPNTTSFVVVFLALVRIGAAPVLALPAHRSSEIGYLCELSEARAYVIPDVHGGFDHRDLARSLAVEHVVVDGDAQEFLALADLAPDLAPGSPLAPDLAPDLDFSPAPTPGLAPDLGFSLAPGLGAGTEAVSYERPDPADVGVFLLSGGTTGLPKLIPRTHRDYVYNLEASAEVCGFTSETVYLVVLPVAHNFALACPGVLGVFAKGGTVVLAPSGSPDEAFPLIERERATVCAVVPPIALLWLEAASWSGEDLSSLQLLQVGGAKFAAERAAQVPGVLGCAVQQVLGMAEGLLNYTRLDDSRELVDTTQGRPLSPADEILVVDSDGAEVTPGEVGELLTRGPYTLRGYYRAPEHNARSFTSDGFYRTGDLVRVLPSGHLVVEGRDKDQINRGGDKISAEELENHLLAHPAVHDAAVVGTPDPVMGERTCAFLIVRDQAPTLREIKRFLKERGVAGYKWPDRVELVEAFPRTPVGKISKKELAASLR; encoded by the coding sequence GTGGAGGGATTCACCCCCTGGCCCGAGGAGTTCGCGGCGCGTTACCTGGCCGAGGGCTACTGGAGCGACCGGCTGCTCGGCGACGTGCTGAGCGGTGGCGACCCCGGGCGGACCGCGCTCGTGGCCGGGGACGAGCGGCTGACCTACGCCGAGCTGGACCACCGCGCCGAGCGCACCGCCGCCGGTTTCGCGCGGCTGGGCATCCGGCGCGGTGACCGCGTCGTGGTGCAGCTGCCCAACACCACCTCCTTCGTCGTCGTCTTCCTCGCCCTGGTCAGAATCGGCGCCGCCCCGGTGCTCGCCCTGCCCGCGCACCGCAGCAGCGAGATCGGCTACCTGTGCGAGCTGAGCGAGGCCAGGGCGTATGTCATCCCCGACGTGCACGGCGGGTTCGACCATCGCGACCTGGCCCGCTCGCTGGCCGTGGAGCACGTCGTGGTGGATGGGGACGCCCAGGAGTTCCTCGCCCTCGCCGACCTCGCTCCTGACCTCGCCCCCGGCTCCCCCCTCGCCCCCGACCTCGCCCCTGACCTCGACTTCTCTCCTGCCCCTACTCCTGGCCTCGCTCCCGACCTCGGTTTCTCCCTCGCTCCCGGCCTCGGTGCCGGGACCGAGGCCGTGTCGTACGAGCGGCCCGATCCGGCCGACGTGGGGGTGTTCCTGCTCTCCGGCGGCACCACCGGGCTTCCGAAGCTGATCCCGCGCACCCACCGTGACTACGTCTACAACCTGGAGGCCAGCGCCGAGGTCTGCGGCTTCACCTCCGAGACCGTCTACCTCGTGGTGCTCCCGGTCGCGCACAACTTCGCGCTTGCCTGCCCCGGCGTGCTGGGGGTGTTCGCCAAGGGCGGCACCGTCGTCCTGGCGCCCTCCGGGTCGCCCGACGAGGCGTTCCCCCTCATCGAGCGGGAGCGGGCGACGGTGTGCGCGGTGGTGCCGCCCATCGCGCTGCTCTGGCTGGAGGCGGCGTCCTGGTCGGGGGAGGACCTGTCGTCGCTCCAGCTGCTGCAGGTGGGCGGGGCCAAGTTCGCCGCCGAGCGGGCCGCGCAGGTTCCCGGCGTGCTGGGCTGCGCGGTGCAGCAGGTGCTGGGAATGGCCGAGGGGCTGCTCAACTACACCCGGCTGGACGATTCCCGCGAGCTGGTCGACACCACGCAGGGCAGACCGCTGTCCCCGGCCGACGAGATCCTCGTGGTCGACTCCGACGGCGCCGAGGTCACCCCCGGCGAGGTCGGCGAGCTGCTCACCCGCGGCCCGTACACCCTGCGCGGCTACTACCGCGCGCCGGAGCACAACGCGCGCTCCTTCACCTCCGACGGCTTCTACCGGACCGGAGACCTGGTACGGGTGCTCCCCTCCGGGCACCTCGTCGTGGAGGGCCGTGACAAGGACCAGATCAACCGGGGCGGTGACAAGATCTCGGCAGAGGAGCTGGAGAACCACCTGCTGGCCCATCCGGCGGTGCACGACGCCGCCGTGGTCGGCACCCCGGACCCGGTGATGGGGGAGCGGACCTGCGCCTTCCTGATCGTGCGGGACCAGGCGCCGACCCTGAGGGAGATCAAGCGGTTCCTCAAGGAGCGCGGCGTGGCGGGATACAAGTGGCCCGACCGCGTCGAGCTGGTCGAGGCCTTCCCCCGCACCCCGGTCGGCAAGATCAGTAAGAAGGAGCTCGCCGCGAGCCTGCGCTGA
- a CDS encoding salicylate synthase, with protein MRTEVVVESAADPLRLVTRLAGSGLFDDYTVYERPGLWTFAGGVAGEVILEPGVVRSRWPSSAGALDPVDPAAWVDEPWSGRPAAALEAALRAAPWPVWNAYGWIAFEFAALTPAGRLAHLVVPRTEVRVEAGRALVVSADAEEAERVAELLSGQGTPGTPSPSPVDVRPGGDLYRSRVAQAISEIGAGLYEKVIVSRRLPIPFPVDVVATYACGRAANTPARSFLLDLDGFQAAGFSPEVLVGVDGHGTVTTQPLAGTRAFGRGENADSETRRELESDPKEIFEHAVSVRASQDELYRVCAPGTVRVTGFMTVKERGSVQHLGSSVSGELTPGRTGWDALDVLFPGVTASGIPKAGAIDAIARLEEPRGLYAGAVLAVSQDGAMDAALVLRAVYSENGRAWLRAGAGIVSGSTPEREYEETCEKLSSIAPYVVPRA; from the coding sequence ATGCGCACAGAGGTAGTTGTCGAGAGCGCAGCCGACCCGTTGCGTCTGGTCACCCGCCTGGCCGGGTCCGGGCTGTTCGACGACTACACCGTGTACGAGCGGCCGGGCCTGTGGACCTTCGCGGGCGGGGTGGCGGGCGAGGTGATCCTCGAACCCGGAGTCGTGCGCAGCCGCTGGCCGTCCTCCGCCGGTGCGCTGGACCCGGTCGACCCGGCGGCCTGGGTCGACGAGCCGTGGTCCGGCCGTCCGGCCGCGGCGTTGGAGGCGGCGTTGCGGGCCGCCCCGTGGCCGGTGTGGAACGCCTACGGCTGGATCGCGTTCGAGTTCGCCGCGCTCACCCCGGCGGGCCGACTCGCGCACCTGGTCGTGCCGCGTACCGAGGTACGCGTCGAGGCGGGACGCGCGCTGGTGGTGAGCGCGGACGCCGAGGAGGCCGAGCGGGTCGCCGAGCTGCTGTCCGGCCAGGGCACGCCCGGGACTCCGTCACCGTCACCGGTCGACGTGCGCCCCGGCGGCGACCTCTACCGGTCGCGGGTCGCCCAGGCGATCTCCGAGATCGGCGCCGGGCTCTACGAGAAGGTCATCGTCTCCCGGCGGCTGCCGATCCCGTTCCCCGTCGACGTCGTCGCGACGTACGCGTGTGGCCGCGCCGCCAACACCCCGGCCCGCTCGTTCCTCCTCGACCTGGACGGTTTCCAGGCCGCCGGGTTCAGTCCCGAGGTGCTGGTGGGCGTCGACGGGCACGGCACGGTGACGACCCAGCCGCTGGCAGGCACGCGGGCCTTCGGCCGGGGCGAGAACGCGGACTCGGAGACCCGCCGCGAGCTGGAGAGCGACCCCAAGGAGATCTTCGAGCACGCGGTCTCCGTGCGCGCCTCGCAGGACGAGCTGTACCGGGTGTGCGCGCCCGGCACGGTGCGGGTCACCGGCTTCATGACGGTGAAGGAACGCGGCAGCGTGCAGCACCTGGGCTCGAGCGTCAGCGGCGAGCTGACGCCGGGCCGCACCGGCTGGGACGCGCTCGACGTGCTGTTTCCCGGCGTGACCGCCTCCGGCATCCCCAAGGCGGGGGCCATCGACGCGATCGCCCGGCTGGAGGAGCCCCGGGGTCTGTACGCCGGAGCCGTCCTGGCCGTCTCGCAGGACGGGGCGATGGACGCCGCCCTGGTGCTGCGCGCCGTCTACAGCGAGAACGGCCGGGCCTGGCTGCGGGCCGGCGCCGGCATCGTGTCCGGTTCGACGCCCGAGCGGGAGTACGAGGAGACCTGCGAGAAGCTCTCCAGCATCGCCCCGTACGTGGTCCCGCGCGCCTGA
- the panD gene encoding aspartate 1-decarboxylase yields the protein MQRVLMNGKIHRATVTQADLHYVGSLTIDAELMAAADIVEGEQVHVVDIDNGARLVTYAITGEAGSGVIGVNGAAAHLVHPGHLVIIISYGNFDDAEVRAHRPRVVHVDGANRVVALGADPAEPVAGAVAQIAGR from the coding sequence GTGCAGCGGGTCCTTATGAATGGAAAAATCCACCGTGCCACCGTGACCCAGGCGGATTTGCACTACGTGGGTTCCCTGACGATCGACGCCGAGCTGATGGCCGCCGCCGACATCGTCGAGGGCGAGCAGGTCCACGTCGTCGACATCGACAACGGCGCCCGCCTGGTCACCTACGCGATCACCGGCGAGGCGGGCAGCGGGGTCATCGGCGTCAACGGCGCGGCGGCCCACCTGGTCCATCCCGGGCACCTGGTCATCATCATCTCGTACGGGAACTTCGACGACGCGGAGGTGCGGGCGCACCGGCCCAGGGTCGTCCACGTGGACGGCGCCAACCGCGTCGTCGCGCTCGGCGCCGACCCGGCCGAGCCGGTCGCGGGCGCGGTGGCCCAGATCGCGGGGCGGTGA
- the entS gene encoding enterobactin transporter EntS, translating into MLRRLAMDISPLRTSRAFRDVFVARTVSVFGIGMLMVAVPVQVYAMTGSTVHVGAVSSAEGFALLAGFLWGGVLADRHDRRRLMLVARTAAGIGFALLTLNAFLPSPSLAAIYVLAAWDGLATGVSVTALLAATPALVPPDKLVAAGAINALTVRLGSMLSPALGGLTVSAFGVGWNYAAAAVGTLATLGLLTRLPALEPASEVTENPLRAIGSGLRFVASHRVVGSLMLLGLLFMVAGGIPVLMPAFATLQLGGGPATIGLLYAAPACGAVLGSVTSGWAGRSRAPGRALLVASVCGFALLACLGLATHPALAVAILFGYGLVASVEEILRYGLIQAHTPDGYLGRVNALWAAQETGGEAVGALGAGALGRYLAPGTAIVVYGAASAALALALALTLTGLRGATLEAEPQAAEPR; encoded by the coding sequence ATGTTGCGCCGTCTGGCCATGGACATCAGCCCGCTCCGGACCAGCAGGGCCTTCCGCGACGTGTTCGTGGCGCGCACCGTGTCGGTCTTCGGCATCGGCATGTTGATGGTCGCGGTGCCCGTGCAGGTCTACGCGATGACCGGATCGACCGTGCACGTCGGCGCGGTCTCCTCGGCGGAGGGCTTCGCACTGCTCGCGGGGTTCCTGTGGGGCGGCGTGCTGGCCGACCGGCACGACCGGCGCCGGTTGATGCTGGTCGCGCGCACCGCGGCCGGTATCGGCTTCGCGCTGCTGACGCTGAACGCCTTCCTGCCCTCCCCCTCGCTGGCGGCGATCTACGTGCTCGCCGCCTGGGACGGGCTGGCGACCGGTGTCAGCGTCACCGCGCTGCTGGCCGCGACCCCCGCCCTCGTCCCCCCGGACAAGCTGGTCGCGGCGGGCGCGATCAACGCGCTGACCGTACGGCTCGGCTCGATGCTCTCCCCCGCGCTCGGCGGCCTGACCGTGTCGGCGTTCGGCGTCGGATGGAACTACGCGGCCGCGGCCGTGGGAACGCTCGCCACCCTCGGCCTGCTGACGAGGTTGCCCGCACTGGAACCGGCCTCCGAGGTCACGGAGAACCCGCTGAGGGCGATCGGCTCGGGGCTGCGGTTCGTGGCCTCGCACCGCGTGGTCGGCTCGCTCATGCTGCTCGGCCTGCTGTTCATGGTGGCGGGCGGCATCCCGGTGCTCATGCCCGCGTTCGCGACCCTGCAGCTGGGCGGCGGCCCGGCCACGATCGGCCTGCTCTACGCCGCGCCCGCCTGCGGCGCGGTGCTCGGCTCGGTCACCAGCGGCTGGGCCGGGCGGTCGCGGGCGCCGGGCAGGGCGCTGCTCGTCGCCTCGGTCTGCGGCTTCGCGCTCCTCGCCTGCCTCGGGCTGGCGACCCATCCCGCGCTCGCCGTCGCGATCCTCTTCGGGTACGGCCTCGTCGCGTCCGTCGAGGAGATCCTCCGCTACGGCCTCATCCAGGCGCACACCCCCGACGGCTACCTCGGCCGGGTGAACGCCCTGTGGGCCGCCCAGGAGACCGGCGGCGAGGCCGTCGGCGCGCTCGGCGCGGGCGCGCTCGGCCGCTACCTGGCACCCGGCACCGCGATCGTCGTGTACGGCGCGGCCAGCGCCGCCCTCGCCCTCGCTCTCGCCCTCACGCTCACCGGCCTGCGCGGCGCGACCCTGGAGGCCGAGCCCCAAGCCGCCGAGCCGCGCTGA